atcatatcatgattgttttgagaaaagtgttgccatccgagatttattattattgctcgccagttgattatgccattgatatgagtaaatgtgagacctaaaagttattgtgaatatggttagttcatgctctatgctgaaaacttgaatgctggctttacatatttgcaacaacaagatcaaacagagtttgtaaaagttttttttatcactttcagtttgacaactaaattgcttgaggacaagcaatggattaagcttcggggagttgatacgtctccatcgtctctacttttccaaactcttttgcccttgttttggactctaacttgcatgatttgaatggaactaacccggactgacactgttttcagcagaattgccatggtgttatttttgtgcagaataaaaagttctcggaatgacctgaaacttcacggagataagttttggaattaataaaaaaatattgacgaaagaatcaacagaagggggcccacaccctggccacaagggtgggggcgcgccctacccacctgggcgtgccctccggccttgtgggccccctggacctccatcgacctcaactccaactccatatattcacgtttggggagaaaaaattagagagaaggattcatcgcgttttacgatacggagccgccgccaagccctgttcttcctcgggagggcacaTCTGGAGTCCGtcttgggctccggagaggggaatccgtcgccgtcgtcatcatcaaccatcctccatcaccaattccatgatgctcaccgccgtgcgtgagtaatctcatcataggcttgctggacagtgatgggtttggatgagatttaccatgtaatccagttagttttgttagggtttgatccctagtatccactatgttttaagattgatgttgctatgactttgctatgcttaatgcttgtcactagggcctgagtgccatgatttcagatctgaacctatcatgttttcatgaatatatttgcgttcttgatcctatcttgcaagtcaatagtcacctactacgtgttacgatccggcaaccccggagtgacaatagtcaggaccactcccggtgatgaccgtagtttgaggagttcatgtattcactaagtgctaatgctttggtccggtactctattgaaaggagtccttaatatcccttagtttccaataggaccccgctgccacgagagggtaggacaaaagatgtcatgcaagttctattccataagcacgtatgactatattcggaatacatgcctacattatattgatgaattgaagctaattctgtgtcaccctatgttataaccgttgcatgatgaatgccatccgacataattatccatcattgatccattgcctacgagctcgtttcatattgatctttgctccgttacttttccgttgccactgttaccgttacttccatactactttgctactaaatattttgctgcagatattaagtatttcacgtgtggttgaattgacaactcagctgcttatacttgagaatattctttggctccccttgtgtcgattcaataaatttgggttgaatattgtaCCCTCGAAaattattgcgatcccctatacttgtgggttatcactattcatgtatttaaaaaacaccaaatttgaaaaaaaatcaccaattttgaaaaaataatcaaaattggaaaaaaaatcatggatttaaaaaaaatcatccaaTTAAAAAAATAAGTTCATgcatttttgaaaaaagttcacaaattttgaatttttttatcaatttggaaaaaagttcaaggTTTTTTTAAAACGTTCATTTATTGTGAAGAAAAAGTTCATCTATTTACAATCGCGCATTTAAGAAAAAGAAATAAGTAGAAAAGGAAATAAGTAGAAAAAGAAATGCAAACTGGAGAAAGAATAAAAATGGAAGAAGTTACTATGCATAAATTTGTGATGGTCCAAGTGGTTAGCGCGGTGCGCTGTGAACGTACAGGTCTAGAGTTGGATTTGTCGGCGCGGACCATTCTTTGCACTTTAAACAGATGAAGGCAAACACAAaatggggcgccccatctagggagTGCGCTTCAGGCACCCGTTTGCAAAAAAGACCTATAATGCGCGCTGAAGTGCCAAATAAGAACCGCCTAAAATTTTGATATATCGGAGCTATATGTAAAATCTGGCACCCTGGAAATTCTAAGAATTGACCTATCAGAAAAATGTGACATATCGCAGCTCGCCAATGGGCCGGTTTGCAAAAATTTAGtggatattttaaaaaaaatgtggCTACCGACTGGGCCGGCCCCTTGGTGAGCTTAATGTAATATCTGGTACCCTGGAAATTCATAGTTGAcgcttaatgcataaaaatgtcaagcAATCGCACAAAGCATATACTCTCAATGTAATATCTGCCACCCTGGAAATTCATATTTGACGCTCAATGCGTAAAAATGTCAAGCAATCGCACAAGGCATCGCTCCCATGGGCCAGAGCTATGTATCGATCGGCTCTAGTTGCTTTTCTTCGCTCACCATTTTCCCCTTGATTCTACTTCTGTTTTtatttgtgttgttcttctagttttctttcTTACTTTTGATATTATAATCTTTGTATTTGTTTTATTACACATTTTTATTTTAACAATAATTACAGTTAGGAaaattcatgaatttaaaatatCCAATAATATTTTTAAATTTATTCACAATTCAAAAATGCCACTAAATTTAAATATGTTTAaaaaataaaattttatgaaaGTTGAAACacatatttaaaaatgttcacaattttttgaAATATAAGATTTAATTAAATACAAAATTAAGTGACAGATTGAAAATTCGTAAAAACCAAAAGAAAACTAAATAAATTCGATAGAATAGTGATGTTGAAACTAGCGGCGACGCAATTTGGCCAGCGTATATAGCGGTCGCTTTATGCGTCATCTTCTAAACAACTAGCGAGCGACGCAATTTGGCGACTGTATATAGCGGTCACTTTATGTGTCATCTTCTAAACAACTAGGCGTTACCCCGCATGTTGCCGTGGAATTGGATATATAGTTTGTAAATATTGTGTGATACTAATTCAATCCTTACAATTTAATCTATGTAATAAATTTCTTCAAAAGTACAAATATCTTTTCATGAAAAGTTGTGCATGTCATAATTTAGATGCAATGTGATTTATCCACTTAAATTGCTCTAATGCATGTTGCGTGATAGTGAAGTCTCAAGCATAGATCAGACGAATGCTAGTGGATCAAGCTAGTGAATCTAACAACGACAACAATTTTAATAATTTGGAAGCACATATATTGAAATAATTAGTAGTATGGATTATATAGGATACACATGGGAGTGTCGTATAGGTGGACTCCTGGAGTGCTATACTACCCAAGGAATAGAAGGTCtctccattttattttatttttgcgaaTAAGAAGGTCTCTCCATTGACAAGTGATTttgcgaaatcactagttaagaggTACCTCCGCGGAGGTCACTTCGCATCGCGCCCGAGCGCGACAAGTGTTGTGACTTTGTGCATTGGGAGGCTTTTCTGCTGCGCTCTATCGTTAACACATGGTGTGACGAGAGATGATCGTGCCTATTTACTGGTTTCCAGTTTCCCGGTTCAGGTTTTTCCCTATTATACTTTACTCCGTAAACCTTTTAGTTTTCTTAACTTACCTTTTCGTGTTCGTCGGTTTGTGTTTCTCCTTCTCCCTCGCACCGCTGTCACGTCATCTCACTTGTTTCCTCCATCTTTGTTGCCATACAACACTCGTCCCTCTCTTTGAGGGGTGTTGTCGGGTGCCACTAGACGGACAAGCGCAACGCGTCCACCTTGCTTGGTTAGAACGATGGATGAAGATGAAGACCTCCTACTCTTGGCTGAGCGATCATGATCCTGAAGTTGAGTTCCTTattgtgtgagtgtgtgtgtgcgcgcgcacgctCTTGTGGTgttgttgtgtgtttgttggtctcaTCTTCTCTCCCATAGAAGTTGGGGGCCTACTGTGCTCAGCCTGAGCTTTGTTAAAtgtattcttcttcttcatcaatgaAATGCGACGCCATTGCTTTTCGTAAAAATAAAATCCAACAGTTGACGACTGGTGCATGCAACACAAACAAGATCTGGTCGTTGTTGGACACAAGAGTCAAGAGCAATAACCTAAATTGTCTGCTTTTTTTTGCGAGTGACCTAAACTGTCTGCATGACTAGGTACAAACCCATTTCTAATATTTGTTTTCCGTTTATACTCTCTCCTTGCCAAATTGTAGTGCacataaaatttggtcaaagtcaaaactTACATAGTTTGACCTACTTAATGTTCATATTCTTTTCATATAGTTTTGGTCCAAATAGAAAAATTTATGAACATTTACGATACCAAATCAACTCTGCAGGATTCGTCAAGAAATATATTTTCATATAGTATGTATTTGGTATTCTTAATGTTCATATGCTTTTCAATAATTTTGGTCCAAGTTTAAAAGTTTGACATTGACCAAATTTTACAGGGACTATAATATGACAAAGTGGGAGTACGTCTGGTACAATCATTAATCATTGTACATATTTTACCATATTACTAGGACAACactaacacccacacgtgtggtgggagccaaacccgcccacatgacatataacacacagactacgccatgtcaccgcatggatgcatgtggaaatcttttgggattttcagtttttaaaatattttatctcttaaatgaaaaattcaattgaagatccgttttcaccattaaatccctcgcgacgagatttttgaaactagatctcatataaATATATTTCGACaattttttttgttaaaagttgccatgtctattgcacatgaattgccatgatgtttacactaaaattgccatgatatatttaagctattttcttctacatttaaaagtaattttgacatattataaaatggggaattaagaaactagacttgccatgcaccataaactaaaattgccatgatacgtgcacttaaaattgccatggttcatacaaaaaaatattttcatggtcaaagtactggaattgccatcatcgaaaactaaaattgccatgatctacaaactaaaattgccacatggcaactttagtttaagcactatggcaaccacagtgtaaacatcatggcaacttttggggaaaaaaattcatcgaaatatatcaacatggggtctagttttgaagatctcgtcgagacagatttaatgatgaaaacggatttttaattcgcTTCTTTAATTAGTAGATAAAACATTTttagccgaaaaccaaaaagatttatgctgatgtcatctgttcatacgtggcaaaatgagtggtgatggaggcgtgtgggcggtgtgcaaacgcccacacgtgtgggcgttagtttttcgtATTAGTAATAGTACAGTAGGACCCATCGCAAAAAAAAAAGTACAATAGGACACAATAACCACAGTACATTCCTGCGTTAGTTGCCTAGAATCAGTTTAGGGGAATCAAGGAATTTGACCCCTGCGAATAAGCCCTGAACAAAGTGAAATATCTTTGCGATCAGGGTGCGATCTCTCGGCTGCCTATAAATACATGGTGAGAGACTACGCTTGCTAGCACACACATCTACCTGTTCTATTTCCAACTCATTCTCTTCTTCCTCTACGTACGCGGAGCAATCGTATATATATTGTTCACTGCGAGCATGGCTTCTTCTTTCTTCGTCGCTTTCGCGGCTCTAGCCAGCAGCTGCCTTCTCCTCCTCCATTCGCGCAGCGTCTCAGGTTGGCTCGACAGCGGCGCGACGTGGTATTATCTCCGCGAAGGCGCCGGCACCGACGGTAGGTGTATAGTCGCATGGACTATGCATGCAGACCTCCATGATAAGGGTGCAATGCGTGCTAGGATGTGTATACATCAGCTATGTATGTGTACTGACTACTGAGTACTGACGTGTGCATGAGCGTGCTGCAGGTGGTGCGTGCGGGTACCAGGGCGACGTGGAGAAGCCGCCGTTCTCCTCCATAGTCACGGCGGCCGGCCCCTCCATCTTCAAGGACGGCAAAGGCTGCGGCGCTTGCTATCAGGTTAAATGCACCGGCAACGCCGCTTGCTTCGGCCGCCCGGTGACCGTGGTTGTCACAGATGAGTGCCCCGGCGGCGGGCCGTGTCTGGCCGAGGCTGCCCACTTCAACCTCAGCGGGAAGACGTTCGGCGCCATGGCCAAGCCCGGCCAAGCCGACAACCTCCGCGACGCCGGCAACATTAGAATCCAGTACGACCGGTATGCTCTCGCTAGCGCACACACTCATGCCTAGTGCTCGCCTCCGTGCATGTTCGTGTGATCCATCGATCGTTTGTCATCTCCTTGATTTCTTCGACCGCAGGGTTCCGTGCAAGTGGCGCGGGCTGGACATCGCCTTCAGAGTGAAGGCTGGCTCCAACCCGAACTATCTCGCGGTGCTCATCGATCAAGAGTCCGGCGACGGCGACCTGTCGGCGGTGGAGCTTCAGCACCGTGGTGGCAGCTGGGCGCCGATGCAGGAGTTCTTGGGCGCGGTGTGGAAGTACAGCTCCGGGTCCACCCTGCAGGCGCCCATATCGATCCGCCTCACCTCCAGCTCCGGCAAGAAACTCGTCGCCAGCAACGTCATCCCCTCCAGCTGGCAGGCCGACAGGACCTACCGATCCATCGTAAACTACTGATCGAGTGATTTATCAGTCTGTCGAGTATGTGTTAATCCGGCCGTGTACTTTCTGaagttgctttatatataaagcggaaTGAAAGCCTGTTTCGAGAGTATGTGTTAATTAGTTCTGTGCCTCTATATGTaactagtaataatgtacgtgcaatgcacgtttatattaggtGGGATATTAGTTGCACGTTATATTAGATAAGATGTATCTGTTGCACGTTGGTATTTGGTgagatatcaattactttttcgcgggaatggtaggatattaattacatggcagatttcaagggatagcgttgagtcaaacgtgtttataaccaatggcaatgatgggtaattagagcgttaaacgtgtttggtgctcaacattggagcgatttgaaccgctagataacatgatttgacggtcttgatggtttggatctgcccatttgggtatttttatattggtatagatatagatatagattcaTGTCAATTTGGAAGAGTTGCTTTCATGCTTGAAAGATTGCCACTAACATGAAAAAATTTGTTTGCCTGAAATATTTGGCGGATCTGTTGTATACTTGTATATCTGTTTAAAACCCTCAAGATTAGCGCCAACTGAGTTGTTCTTCAATCCTTCGAGTAAGTTGAAATTCAATCAAAAAAACTCACTTAATTTAGGATTTAAAAGAAAGGAAAAGCATATTTTTCATCATTAAACTCTTGCGAAAGTTTACAAATCGCCGCTCAACTCCAAAAACATCAAAACTTAGTCTCTCAACTAATTAAACTAGATATGTTTCATCCTTGATAACACTTTGGTCAAAACCAGCAGCCAACTAAACCGGCTGGCTCATGGCCGATCAACAAAGCGGTGGCGTGCATGGGACAGGGCCAGGGCGCGGCGGGTGCTC
This region of Triticum aestivum cultivar Chinese Spring chromosome 2D, IWGSC CS RefSeq v2.1, whole genome shotgun sequence genomic DNA includes:
- the LOC123048703 gene encoding putative expansin-B14 — encoded protein: MASSFFVAFAALASSCLLLLHSRSVSGWLDSGATWYYLREGAGTDGGACGYQGDVEKPPFSSIVTAAGPSIFKDGKGCGACYQVKCTGNAACFGRPVTVVVTDECPGGGPCLAEAAHFNLSGKTFGAMAKPGQADNLRDAGNIRIQYDRVPCKWRGLDIAFRVKAGSNPNYLAVLIDQESGDGDLSAVELQHRGGSWAPMQEFLGAVWKYSSGSTLQAPISIRLTSSSGKKLVASNVIPSSWQADRTYRSIVNY